The proteins below are encoded in one region of Paracoccus methylovorus:
- a CDS encoding cytochrome c biogenesis CcdA family protein, with the protein MLGIELVDAAFLPAAMVALLAGILSFLSPCVLPIVPPYLAYMTGVGVGGLKSGERSAVVPALFFVMGLSTVFLLMGMAASAFGRVFLQWQDVLARGAGAVVIVLGLHFLHIIRIPILDAEARIDTQERGGSAVGAYVLGLAFAFGWTPCIGPQLGMILSLAATGGAMGKGTALLAVYALGLGIPFLLSAIFINRAIGLMNRIKPHLKLIERIMGVLLVVVGVALLTGAFPVFAYWLLETFPWLAALG; encoded by the coding sequence ATGTTGGGAATCGAACTTGTAGATGCCGCGTTCCTGCCTGCCGCAATGGTTGCGTTGCTGGCCGGAATCCTGTCCTTTCTTTCGCCCTGCGTGTTGCCGATCGTGCCGCCCTATCTGGCCTATATGACCGGGGTCGGGGTTGGCGGCCTGAAATCGGGCGAGCGCAGCGCGGTAGTCCCGGCGCTGTTCTTCGTCATGGGGCTGTCTACGGTCTTTTTGCTGATGGGCATGGCTGCCTCGGCCTTTGGGCGGGTGTTCCTGCAGTGGCAGGACGTTCTGGCACGGGGCGCCGGGGCGGTGGTGATCGTGCTGGGCCTGCATTTCCTGCATATCATCCGCATCCCCATTCTGGATGCGGAAGCAAGGATCGATACGCAAGAGCGCGGCGGCAGCGCCGTCGGGGCCTATGTTCTGGGTCTTGCCTTTGCCTTCGGCTGGACGCCCTGCATCGGACCGCAGCTTGGCATGATCCTGTCTTTGGCCGCGACAGGCGGGGCGATGGGCAAGGGCACGGCTTTGCTGGCTGTCTATGCGCTGGGGCTGGGCATTCCGTTCCTGCTGTCAGCCATATTCATCAATCGCGCCATCGGCCTGATGAACCGTATCAAACCGCATCTGAAGCTGATCGAGCGCATCATGGGTGTGCTATTGGTCGTCGTCGGCGTGGCGCTGCTGACCGGGGCCTTTCCTGTCTTTGCCTATTGGTTGCTGGAAACCTTTCCCTGGCTTGCCGCGCTGGGTTAG
- a CDS encoding enoyl-CoA hydratase, with the protein MKDGNPEPLVLRQDDGHVTRLILNSPMNYNALSTAMIDALSDALDEIAGDEAVRVVVLAARGKAFCAGHDLREMQGARNDEDGGRAAYARLFSRCAMMMQKLPALPQPVIAEVQGIATAAGCQLVASCDMAVAAEGARFGVNGVNIGLFCSTPMVALTRAIAPRSAFELLVTGDFMDAARARELGLVNRTVPPDALETETMALAQLVAGKLPAAVRMGKRAFHAQRNLSLAEAYETAGAVICENLLLPETAEGIQAFLEKRPPNWD; encoded by the coding sequence ATGAAGGACGGAAACCCCGAACCGTTGGTGCTGCGTCAGGATGACGGCCATGTAACCCGGCTGATCCTGAACAGCCCGATGAACTACAATGCGCTCTCGACCGCGATGATCGACGCGCTTTCCGATGCGCTGGACGAGATTGCTGGCGACGAAGCCGTCCGCGTCGTCGTGCTGGCAGCACGCGGCAAGGCGTTCTGCGCCGGTCATGACCTTCGCGAGATGCAGGGTGCCCGCAACGACGAAGATGGTGGCCGCGCCGCCTATGCGCGGCTGTTCTCGCGTTGTGCGATGATGATGCAAAAACTGCCCGCCCTGCCCCAGCCGGTCATCGCCGAAGTGCAGGGCATCGCCACCGCCGCCGGTTGCCAACTGGTCGCAAGCTGCGACATGGCCGTGGCGGCCGAGGGCGCGCGCTTTGGCGTGAACGGGGTGAATATCGGCCTGTTCTGCTCGACACCAATGGTGGCGCTGACCCGGGCCATTGCGCCGCGTTCGGCCTTTGAACTGCTGGTGACCGGCGATTTCATGGACGCCGCCCGGGCACGGGAGCTGGGTCTGGTCAACCGCACCGTCCCACCCGATGCGCTGGAAACCGAAACCATGGCGCTGGCCCAACTTGTGGCCGGCAAGCTGCCCGCTGCCGTCCGCATGGGCAAGCGTGCCTTCCATGCCCAACGCAACCTAAGTCTTGCCGAGGCTTATGAGACCGCAGGCGCGGTGATTTGCGAGAACCTGCTTTTGCCCGAAACGGCCGAGGGCATTCAGGCCTTTCTGGAAAAACGCCCGCCGAACTGGGACTAA
- a CDS encoding PaaI family thioesterase: MALVMNHEALNEFLERAFPQIAGQVRVETLDDMQLTARLMVSEQHLRPGGTISGPAMFALADVTIYLAILARIGEVALAVTTNATIDFMRKPEAGCDLLAECRILKLGRILAVGDVLIRSEGAEEPVARCSMTYSIPPKR, translated from the coding sequence ATGGCATTGGTGATGAATCACGAGGCGCTGAATGAATTTCTGGAGCGGGCCTTTCCGCAGATCGCGGGACAGGTCCGGGTCGAGACGCTGGACGACATGCAACTGACCGCGCGGCTGATGGTGAGCGAGCAGCACCTGCGCCCCGGCGGCACGATCAGCGGTCCGGCGATGTTCGCCCTGGCCGATGTGACGATCTATCTGGCCATCCTCGCCCGCATCGGCGAGGTGGCGCTGGCAGTGACCACCAACGCCACGATCGACTTCATGCGCAAGCCCGAGGCAGGCTGCGACCTGCTGGCCGAATGCCGCATTCTCAAACTGGGCCGTATCCTGGCGGTGGGCGATGTGCTGATCCGATCCGAAGGGGCGGAAGAACCCGTGGCGCGCTGTTCGATGACCTATTCGATTCCGCCGAAACGCTGA